A region of the Roseiflexus sp. RS-1 genome:
CCATGCCGCCAATCGTCACTTCATCGTGGGCTGAGCCATACTCGTCGCGGCTGTAGAACTCGCCGTTGCCCGGTCCCTGTCGGTTGCCGGTCGAACCGCCGACGAGACCGCCGGGACACACGCCAGCGTTTTCAAGGCTGTAACCGGTGGGAGTCGCTGGATTAACACAGACGCGCAACAGATCGCCGGCGGCAACGCCAGCATACTCGTTTGTATCGGCGGCGATGGGGCTGTAGTTGCGATTGCCCAACTGCATGCCCGCACGGTCGTTGAGCGCCACGATGATGGCGCCGTCAACGTCGAAGTCGATCGACGTGAGCATCGGTTGCGGGTACATCGTCTGCCCGAATGGACCGTCGCCAGGCAACGGCATAGGCGGACCGATGTCGCTCCACTCGTCGATCCAGGGCAACCACGCAGCTGATGGCCGATTGCCGACGCCGCCGTTCGAGATGCGACCGCGCGGGTAATTGAGCGGGAACGAAAAGACTTCGGTGAAATTACCGACCGCGCCGGTCGGATCGTGGCGATAGATATGCGCCGTCAGATCGCTCGAATCGACATTTTTTCCCGCATAGGGTCGTTCGCCTGAACAGACGCCGCCGACATAGACCTGCCCGGCATACGTCTTCACTGCCCAGGGGCGGAACTCCCCATTGCGGCAGGCAGGTGTCGGCAGGGGATGGACGGTGATGTCCGCCGCAGTTGGTGTAACCGGCGGAACGCCGATGCGGATCTCCAGCAGGGTGCGCGCGGTCAGATTGACGACCCAGAGGGTCTCTTCATCCTCCGAGAGCGAAATGCCGCCAATCCCGATTTTGCCGACTGCATCAAACACTGCCGGGTCGCGGTTGGGATCACCTTCGTTGATGCTCAGATCGCCGGGAGCGCGCGGACTGGTGCCAACCGCGACGCCAGGCGGGTATCCTGCGGCATTCAGATCGATCAACACGCTGGGGGCGGTGACGCGATCGCGATCAATGCGATAGATAGCGCCGATCCCGCCCGCACCAAAGCCGGTGTGACGTTTCACAACCGCCGATGCCAGCAACGTCCGACTGGAACGCTGGTAGGCAAGCCCCCACGTAGCGCCAACCTGCTGACCGGTTGCCAGATACACGTTCTCATCCGGACCGGTGGTTGCTGGCGTGAAGGGCACCTGCACGATTGCCGATCGCGTAGCGGTGGAACCGCCACCCTGCGGATCGCCGTTAGTGTAGCAACTGGTGACCAGATCCGGGTCTTGCTGGCAGTACTCTGCCGGATTGTGGAGCGCGAAGTCGATATTCGAAGAGTTGCCGTCCGGCACGAATTGCACACTCGTGTTGTTACCGCCACCCTGCGCTGCCGGGCGCATATGGGAGGGCCACCCGCTAAACTCGATGCGGTATGGTCCCACACCGGTGGCATTGAGGGTATAACTGCCGATCGCAGGCGCATTGAGCGCCGTACATTCCGGGATCGGATTCCCGGAACCGAGACACAGCGTGGCGAAACTGACAGCCACGCCTGCACTTGCGCCGGATGGGTCATAGGCGGTGACCGTGATGCCACCGACCCCAGGCTCATTTGCGTCACGCACGCCATCGCCGTCGAAATCGCGGAAGACAGCGCCACTGATGACGCCAGCTGCCTGAACGCTTGCGGGCAAGGGAAGCGTTGCGATAACCAGCGCCGTGATGAGCGCTCCGACGGTCAACGCCAGCGAGTGCTGTTTGATGGTGAGAAAGAGTTTCATGGGTGTGTTCCTTTTGAACATAGTTACCTGCCTGGATCTGCGATGGACAGACGGGGTCCATTGAACGGATTGGCAAATGCCAGCGATTGCAATGCGTCGGCGTCGGTCAGCGATTCGAGGAATACGATCAGGTCGCGGCGTTCATCGTCGCTCAGCACAAAACCGGCAACGAGCGGGTGGCGCGCAGCGCGGCGCTCCAGCTCAGAACCCGCGTCCAGTTGTCCCCCCGATTCGTAGAAGCGGATGACCGCATCGAGGGTTGGCAGGCTGCCGTCGTGCATGTAGGGCGCCGTTACTGCCACGTTGCGCAGCGGCGGCACGCGGAACCGGTATGCATCGGTTGCAGCGCCGGTATGCTCTGCCAGCCCGCGATCGGCGCTACGCCCGGTGCCTGTCGCCACATACGCCAGGTCGGACCAGCGTGGCGGCGCGGCGCGATTGGGTGGAACCAGATCGACGTGGCAGTGACCGCATGCCAGACCTGGCGAAAAGAAGAGTGCCATGCCGCGTCGAGCGCTTTCGGTGAGGGCTGTGGTCTCCCCGTGGTAAATATACCGGTCATACGGGGTGTTCCGCCCGTGCAGCGAACGGGTAAAAGCTGCCAGCGCTTCGATCACACGATCCCAGGTGAATGGATCGTCATCTGCGGGGAACGCAGCAGCGAATCGCTGGCGATAATCCGGGTCTGCGCGAAGCCTGTCGATCACACGTTGCTCATTGCCTGCCACCCCCATTTCGGGCGGATCGGCGGCGAAGAGCGCGCGCGCTATCTGGTGTTCCAGGGTGCGAACCTGTGGATTCGCCCAGGTGAGCGCCGTCAATTCACCGCTATTCAACAATCCCGGCGTATTTCGGCGCAGCGGTACGTCGGTAGCGCCAATCGAAACGACACGCCCGTCGCTAAACCCCAGTTCCTGGCGGTGACAGGTGGCGCAGGCGATGCGTTCATTTGCCGAGAGGCGCCGGTCATAAAAGAGCCAGCGACCAAGTTCGATCATCGCGCGAGGCGAACCGGCGGATGCTGGCGTTGCGGCGCCCGGCGTCAACCGTTGTATTCCACCGACAAACGCCACAATCAGCAGCGCTGCACCACCCAGGGCAATTGCAAGCGGCAGACGAACAGCGTGCACCTTTGGACGTAGCATCATGACAAAGCAAAACTGCATGCGGAGTATGGCGGCGCCAGTACCCCCCATCCAGGGCGATGCCAGCAGGTCAGAACGTGTCGGTATTGATGAATGCTGGTCGTACTATCCTAACACGCAAAACGGCGCGGATCAATCGTCAAATTTGTCAAAAGAGGTTAGATATTGGATAAAAATTGTCATTATTGCAGTGTCTGGCGTATACTTGTTACAATCTGGTTGTCCTACGAAAGGAGTGACGATGCGACTCGAACACATTGCTTTGAATGTTGCCGATCCAGACGCCATGGCGCG
Encoded here:
- a CDS encoding cytochrome c peroxidase — its product is MMLRPKVHAVRLPLAIALGGAALLIVAFVGGIQRLTPGAATPASAGSPRAMIELGRWLFYDRRLSANERIACATCHRQELGFSDGRVVSIGATDVPLRRNTPGLLNSGELTALTWANPQVRTLEHQIARALFAADPPEMGVAGNEQRVIDRLRADPDYRQRFAAAFPADDDPFTWDRVIEALAAFTRSLHGRNTPYDRYIYHGETTALTESARRGMALFFSPGLACGHCHVDLVPPNRAAPPRWSDLAYVATGTGRSADRGLAEHTGAATDAYRFRVPPLRNVAVTAPYMHDGSLPTLDAVIRFYESGGQLDAGSELERRAARHPLVAGFVLSDDERRDLIVFLESLTDADALQSLAFANPFNGPRLSIADPGR
- a CDS encoding SdrD B-like domain-containing protein; protein product: MKLFLTIKQHSLALTVGALITALVIATLPLPASVQAAGVISGAVFRDFDGDGVRDANEPGVGGITVTAYDPSGASAGVAVSFATLCLGSGNPIPECTALNAPAIGSYTLNATGVGPYRIEFSGWPSHMRPAAQGGGNNTSVQFVPDGNSSNIDFALHNPAEYCQQDPDLVTSCYTNGDPQGGGSTATRSAIVQVPFTPATTGPDENVYLATGQQVGATWGLAYQRSSRTLLASAVVKRHTGFGAGGIGAIYRIDRDRVTAPSVLIDLNAAGYPPGVAVGTSPRAPGDLSINEGDPNRDPAVFDAVGKIGIGGISLSEDEETLWVVNLTARTLLEIRIGVPPVTPTAADITVHPLPTPACRNGEFRPWAVKTYAGQVYVGGVCSGERPYAGKNVDSSDLTAHIYRHDPTGAVGNFTEVFSFPLNYPRGRISNGGVGNRPSAAWLPWIDEWSDIGPPMPLPGDGPFGQTMYPQPMLTSIDFDVDGAIIVALNDRAGMQLGNRNYSPIAADTNEYAGVAAGDLLRVCVNPATPTGYSLENAGVCPGGLVGGSTGNRQGPGNGEFYSRDEYGSAHDEVTIGGMALYYSQRQIIVTAYDALPADQNGPVRSGGLRWFNAANGALTDAYVIFGRDQPIGSPPGTEVRRATFGKSAGLGDLETFCNQAPLEIGNRVWLDRNRNGVQDPDEPPIPGVTVELWRNGVRIGVAVTDAAGTYYFRSGTNSTDDNLQDNIIHDGGIGIRPRTGTPGGASEYEVRIPNITGPNRQPALTNLTLTVNDNDSSPNGDSRDSDGETVGNNAVFVIPYNNHAAAGTNNHTYDFGFFEGVPTAIALMSFTAGWEGDAVMIRWVTAMELDTAGFRLLRSATGRIDDAIIVTPTLIRARGGPGYGATYEWRDTTAQPGAAYTYWLEEVETTGRVNRYGPAMARVQTTSPPYLVTLPLVIR